The following coding sequences are from one Geothrix sp. window:
- a CDS encoding RluA family pseudouridine synthase, translated as MKLIAEEGAPRLDRFLADRHPEIPRARWDVHVRTGEIKVNGVAVTKGGVKLRPGDVVETELPAVAPPAAHLEAEDIDLPSLFEDNQLWIVNKPAGMVVHPGPGHQGGTVVNALLHRLKAPVVVEVVEEDEPSEDTEELSTGWPGLVHRLDRYTTGCLCLAKTAEAQRAIQDQFKARTVEKRYLAIVRHSPKLPQLGSLLIDEPIARHKRDRLRMVVAAGGRSAQTRIRVLARTTSAALVECELLTGRTHQIRVHLAHLRAPLMGDPLYGGPGKWKDVDGQPLLLPHPALHAWKLSVDHPLTGARIDAEAPIPDAFRALAAALGLPGF; from the coding sequence GTGAAATTGATCGCCGAAGAAGGCGCCCCCCGCCTGGATCGCTTCCTCGCGGATCGCCATCCCGAGATCCCCCGCGCCCGCTGGGATGTCCACGTCCGCACGGGCGAGATCAAGGTGAACGGCGTGGCGGTGACCAAGGGCGGCGTGAAGCTGCGCCCGGGCGACGTGGTGGAGACCGAGCTCCCCGCGGTGGCGCCTCCCGCGGCCCACCTGGAAGCCGAGGACATTGACCTGCCGTCGCTCTTTGAGGACAACCAGCTGTGGATCGTCAACAAGCCCGCGGGCATGGTCGTGCATCCAGGCCCTGGCCACCAGGGTGGCACCGTGGTGAACGCGCTGCTGCACCGCCTCAAGGCACCCGTGGTGGTCGAGGTCGTTGAAGAGGACGAGCCCAGCGAGGACACGGAGGAACTCTCCACCGGCTGGCCGGGCCTGGTGCACCGCCTGGACCGCTACACCACGGGCTGCCTCTGCCTCGCCAAGACCGCCGAGGCCCAGCGCGCCATCCAGGACCAGTTCAAGGCCCGCACCGTGGAGAAGCGCTACCTGGCCATCGTGCGCCACTCGCCCAAGCTGCCCCAGCTGGGCAGCCTGCTCATCGACGAGCCCATCGCCCGCCACAAGCGGGACCGCCTGCGCATGGTGGTGGCCGCGGGCGGGCGCTCCGCCCAGACCCGCATCCGCGTTCTCGCCCGCACCACCAGCGCCGCCCTGGTGGAGTGCGAGCTGCTCACGGGCCGCACACACCAGATCCGCGTCCACCTCGCCCACCTGCGGGCGCCGCTCATGGGCGATCCCCTCTACGGCGGCCCCGGCAAGTGGAAGGACGTGGACGGCCAGCCGCTGCTGCTGCCCCACCCGGCCCTCCACGCCTGGAAGCTGTCCGTGGACCACCCCCTGACCGGGGCCCGGATCGATGCGGAGGCCCCCATCCCCGACGCCTTCCGCGCCCTGGCGGCCGCCCTGGGCTTGCCTGGGTTCTGA
- a CDS encoding sensor histidine kinase, translating into MTETTLQPSSVTEAFSAQSGVRGRRPGLMTVLAGYWAAFILLHLVASALSTKDGVSVWYLPAALSVALLLAYGPKVLPAVILAPLPVDLWLRPMGMGPWTILAVSGLYAGGHALAVLAFRKARLSIRLHRTQDVGGFLLLVFFGPLLASLPVYALLRSLGLLQGIHLANGVRILLLSDALGVLTLGPALLLWVRPWLNLGSARLKPLAPALRPLEFLAQALGLFLITVLVVRFSEPGTLHLKYLLFLPMTWLVVRGGLRAASLGFPILGLALIILILRNDLPVEAQLGIQSFLGVLFGMAMFLGSAMDAQRAALGIRDRRSRHLNQLMEVTGAIPWEMDLNTGRCSYLGSAVETHFSWPPEQWLKQPFWGEVIDPEDQLAFLRFLLEISRPEGDRQLEFRLRSPAGGEHWVRVAGGLESRRGQGRVMGFLFDIHAHKHAEENALRATLREKDLLLREIHHRVKNNLQVVSSLLRLQASTQEDPAVHLALQEAQERVQAIALIHQKLKHAPDFSQLDLPGYVQTLAERLVRSYASVPALIDLRVQVASVELGPDAPVPLGLILNELVANALQHAFPVGQGGSLDIQIEPDAQGRVTLRVADSGQGLPESVDLDSGGLGFQLVRALTDQLGGTLELERRRGASFLLSFPPSRHP; encoded by the coding sequence GTGACTGAAACCACCCTTCAACCCTCTTCCGTGACAGAAGCCTTCTCGGCCCAGTCCGGGGTCCGGGGCCGACGACCGGGTCTGATGACCGTGCTGGCCGGCTACTGGGCCGCCTTCATCCTGCTGCACCTGGTGGCCTCCGCCCTGAGCACGAAGGACGGGGTCTCGGTCTGGTACCTCCCGGCGGCGCTGAGCGTCGCGCTGCTGCTGGCCTACGGGCCGAAGGTCCTGCCCGCGGTCATCCTGGCGCCGCTGCCCGTGGACCTGTGGCTCCGCCCCATGGGAATGGGGCCCTGGACCATCCTGGCCGTGTCGGGTCTCTATGCCGGCGGCCACGCCCTGGCCGTCCTGGCCTTCCGCAAGGCGCGGCTGTCGATCCGCCTCCATCGCACCCAGGATGTGGGCGGCTTCCTGCTTCTCGTCTTCTTCGGCCCCCTGCTGGCCTCCCTGCCCGTGTACGCCCTGCTGCGCAGCCTGGGCCTCCTCCAGGGCATCCACCTCGCGAATGGCGTGCGGATTCTGCTCCTGAGCGACGCCCTCGGGGTGCTCACCCTGGGGCCCGCCCTGCTCCTGTGGGTGCGGCCCTGGCTGAACCTCGGGAGTGCCCGGCTCAAGCCCCTCGCTCCGGCCCTCCGGCCCCTGGAGTTCCTGGCCCAGGCCCTCGGCCTGTTCCTGATCACGGTCCTGGTGGTGCGGTTCAGCGAACCCGGCACCCTGCACCTGAAGTACCTGCTCTTCCTGCCCATGACCTGGCTGGTGGTGCGGGGGGGACTCCGCGCCGCCAGCCTGGGTTTCCCGATCCTGGGCCTGGCCTTGATCATTCTCATCCTGCGGAATGACCTGCCTGTGGAGGCGCAGCTGGGGATCCAGTCCTTCCTCGGCGTCCTGTTCGGGATGGCCATGTTCCTGGGCTCCGCCATGGATGCGCAGCGGGCGGCGCTGGGCATCCGCGACCGCCGGAGCCGCCACCTGAACCAGCTCATGGAGGTCACCGGGGCCATCCCCTGGGAGATGGACCTCAACACGGGACGCTGCAGCTACCTGGGCAGCGCCGTCGAAACCCACTTCAGCTGGCCGCCGGAACAGTGGCTGAAGCAGCCCTTCTGGGGCGAGGTGATCGATCCTGAGGATCAGCTCGCCTTCCTTAGGTTCCTCCTGGAGATCAGCCGTCCCGAGGGGGATCGCCAGCTCGAATTCAGGCTGCGGAGCCCCGCGGGCGGCGAGCACTGGGTGCGGGTGGCGGGCGGCCTGGAATCCAGGCGGGGACAGGGGCGGGTCATGGGCTTCCTGTTCGACATCCACGCCCACAAGCACGCCGAGGAGAACGCCCTCCGGGCCACCCTGAGGGAGAAGGACCTCCTGCTGCGCGAGATCCACCACCGGGTGAAGAACAACCTCCAGGTGGTCTCCAGCCTGCTGCGGCTGCAGGCCTCCACGCAGGAGGATCCGGCGGTCCACCTGGCCCTCCAGGAGGCCCAGGAGCGCGTCCAGGCCATCGCCCTCATCCACCAGAAGCTCAAGCACGCCCCCGATTTCTCTCAGCTCGACCTGCCCGGCTACGTGCAGACCCTGGCGGAACGCCTGGTCCGGAGCTACGCCAGCGTGCCCGCCCTCATCGACCTGCGGGTGCAGGTGGCCAGCGTGGAGCTCGGACCGGACGCCCCGGTCCCGCTCGGGCTGATCCTGAACGAGCTGGTGGCCAATGCCCTCCAGCACGCATTTCCGGTTGGACAGGGCGGCAGCCTGGACATCCAGATCGAACCGGACGCCCAGGGCCGGGTCACGCTCCGCGTGGCCGACTCGGGACAGGGCCTGCCGGAATCCGTGGATCTGGACAGCGGCGGCCTGGGATTCCAGTTGGTCCGGGCCCTGACCGATCAGCTGGGGGGAACCCTGGAGCTCGAACGGCGCCGGGGTGCCTCCTTCCTCCTGAGCTTCCCCCCCAGCCGCCACCCATGA
- a CDS encoding HDOD domain-containing protein: MISREQFTSRLKARTLPSLPLTVVALGEAVQDERCTVDRILGILSKDPSLSATLLRLANSALYAGSDSVMDLRTAVLRLGFDAVANLGTGAAVIKTLKGGTHLDALKLWQHSVAVGLTAKGVCILAKRHGQAETAFLCGLLHDIGKVALDTCFPEDYAEVLKAVAEGAYFVDAERALLGMDHAEAGALLAADWSFPESIVDVIRDHHDPKSEDFLPNLIHLADLLVRTRIPMGPADERLMISLDDLPAFKAVLAGALHKDLDVERMTFSIDDEVDHALAFVEVAFQA, encoded by the coding sequence ATGATTTCCCGGGAGCAGTTCACCTCGCGCCTGAAGGCCAGGACCCTTCCGAGCCTCCCCCTGACGGTGGTGGCTCTGGGTGAGGCCGTGCAGGACGAGCGCTGCACCGTGGACCGCATCCTCGGCATCCTCTCGAAGGACCCCTCCCTGTCGGCCACCCTGCTGCGTCTGGCGAATTCCGCCCTGTATGCCGGCTCGGATTCCGTCATGGATCTCCGGACGGCCGTGCTGCGCCTGGGCTTCGATGCCGTGGCCAACCTGGGCACCGGCGCCGCGGTCATCAAGACATTGAAGGGCGGCACCCATCTCGACGCACTGAAGCTCTGGCAGCACAGCGTGGCCGTGGGCCTCACCGCCAAGGGCGTCTGCATCCTGGCCAAGCGGCATGGGCAGGCGGAAACCGCCTTCCTCTGCGGCCTGCTCCACGACATCGGGAAGGTCGCCCTGGATACCTGCTTCCCGGAAGACTACGCCGAAGTGCTCAAGGCCGTGGCCGAGGGTGCCTACTTCGTGGACGCGGAACGCGCCCTGCTGGGCATGGACCACGCCGAGGCCGGAGCCCTGCTCGCCGCCGACTGGTCCTTCCCCGAGAGCATCGTCGACGTGATCCGCGATCACCACGATCCCAAGTCCGAGGATTTCCTGCCGAACCTCATCCACCTGGCCGACCTGCTGGTGCGCACCCGCATCCCCATGGGCCCGGCCGACGAGCGGCTGATGATCTCGCTCGACGACCTGCCGGCCTTCAAGGCGGTCCTGGCCGGCGCCCTGCACAAGGATCTGGACGTGGAACGGATGACCTTCTCCATCGACGACGAAGTGGATCACGCCCTGGCCTTCGTCGAAGTGGCATTCCAGGCTTGA
- a CDS encoding ATP-binding response regulator, translated as MSQPRILIVEDEAIVAMDLRLHLQDLGYGVSGLASTGEEAVAMAASTRPSLVLMDISLGAGMDGIEAAHHMQDLGLPVVYLTAFADETTLTRAKESGPYGYLLKPYDERTLHSTIEMALYRHRMELELKASESRMRAIIEHALDLVVILDQSGRVAYSSPSASKILGYRPGERIGTPAIELVHPEDLAVFAGVLAELLQNPGASRTLEIRILHKDGTPRLMEAVAHNALEVPGVHGIVVNARDITERRQVELDRQIMEAKVQQAQKLESLGVLAGGIAHDFNNLLMGIMGHAGLALMDLQVDSPLRRRLHQIELAATRAAELTNQLLAYSGRGKFLVEPLSLSRLVDEMESLLETVISKKAVLEHRYAPDLPLIDGDATQIRQVIMNLITNASDALDERTGRITITVGAMPTGPLTPCLAGTPPEGESVFLEVKDTGSGMAHDTLGRIFDPFFTTKFTGRGLGLAAVLGIMHGHQGAIQVLSEPGQGTTFRLLFPRSEGTHGQDLWQDRPSLSYSSQGTILVVDDEETVRSVAAATLERCGFQVEVATNGRDGLRAYRDRATDIRAVVLDLTMPILGGDEVLAELRSGGGPGTAVPVLLSSGYSSSDVAGNLQRFAPIQFLQKPYNPGDLIQKIRSCLGE; from the coding sequence ATGAGCCAACCCCGGATCCTGATCGTCGAAGACGAGGCCATCGTGGCCATGGACCTCCGTCTGCACCTCCAGGACCTGGGCTACGGCGTGTCCGGACTGGCCTCCACCGGCGAAGAGGCGGTGGCCATGGCGGCGAGCACGAGACCCTCCCTGGTGCTCATGGACATCTCGCTCGGGGCCGGGATGGATGGCATCGAGGCCGCCCACCACATGCAGGACCTGGGCCTGCCCGTGGTGTACCTCACCGCCTTCGCGGACGAGACGACGCTCACCCGGGCCAAGGAGAGCGGCCCCTACGGCTACCTCCTCAAGCCCTACGATGAGCGGACCCTCCATTCGACCATCGAGATGGCCCTCTACCGCCACCGGATGGAGCTGGAGCTGAAGGCCAGCGAGTCCCGCATGCGGGCCATCATCGAACATGCGCTGGACCTGGTCGTGATTCTCGACCAGTCGGGGCGGGTCGCCTACAGCAGCCCCTCCGCCTCGAAGATCCTGGGCTACCGACCCGGGGAGCGGATCGGGACCCCGGCCATCGAGTTGGTCCACCCCGAGGACCTTGCGGTCTTCGCCGGCGTGCTGGCCGAACTGCTCCAGAACCCCGGGGCCTCCAGGACCCTGGAGATCCGCATCCTGCACAAGGACGGCACGCCGAGGCTCATGGAGGCCGTGGCGCACAACGCCCTGGAGGTGCCCGGCGTGCACGGGATCGTCGTCAACGCCCGGGACATCACCGAGCGGCGCCAGGTGGAGCTGGACCGCCAGATCATGGAAGCCAAGGTGCAGCAGGCGCAGAAGCTCGAGAGCCTGGGCGTGCTGGCGGGCGGCATCGCCCACGATTTCAACAACCTGCTGATGGGCATCATGGGCCACGCGGGCCTGGCCCTCATGGACCTCCAGGTCGACAGCCCCCTGCGGCGACGCCTGCACCAGATCGAGCTGGCCGCCACCCGGGCCGCGGAACTGACCAACCAGCTGCTGGCCTACTCCGGCCGTGGCAAGTTCCTGGTCGAGCCCCTCTCACTGTCGCGCCTGGTGGACGAGATGGAGAGCCTGCTGGAGACCGTGATCTCCAAGAAGGCCGTCCTCGAGCACCGCTATGCCCCCGACCTGCCCCTGATCGACGGGGACGCCACCCAGATCCGGCAGGTGATCATGAACCTCATCACCAACGCCTCGGATGCCCTGGACGAGCGGACCGGCCGGATCACCATCACCGTGGGCGCCATGCCCACCGGACCCCTCACCCCCTGCCTGGCGGGTACGCCGCCGGAGGGGGAGTCGGTCTTCCTGGAAGTGAAGGACACCGGCTCCGGGATGGCCCACGACACCCTCGGGCGGATCTTCGATCCCTTCTTCACCACCAAGTTCACCGGGCGCGGACTCGGGCTGGCCGCCGTCCTCGGCATCATGCATGGCCACCAGGGCGCCATCCAGGTGCTCAGCGAGCCCGGCCAGGGCACGACCTTCCGACTGCTCTTCCCCCGCTCCGAAGGGACCCATGGCCAGGACCTCTGGCAGGACCGCCCCTCCCTGTCCTATTCGAGCCAGGGGACCATCCTCGTCGTGGATGACGAGGAGACCGTGCGCAGCGTCGCCGCCGCCACCCTGGAGCGCTGCGGCTTCCAGGTCGAGGTCGCCACCAATGGCCGCGACGGCCTCAGGGCCTACCGCGACCGGGCCACCGACATCCGCGCCGTGGTGCTCGACCTCACCATGCCCATCCTGGGCGGGGACGAGGTCCTCGCGGAGCTGCGCTCCGGAGGCGGACCGGGGACTGCCGTGCCCGTCCTGCTCTCCAGCGGCTACAGCAGCTCAGACGTGGCGGGCAACCTCCAGCGCTTCGCCCCCATCCAGTTCCTGCAGAAGCCCTACAACCCGGGCGACCTCATCCAGAAAATCCGGAGCTGCCTGGGCGAGTAA
- the lpxD gene encoding UDP-3-O-(3-hydroxymyristoyl)glucosamine N-acyltransferase — protein MSRTVTTLTAQDLAERLGGVLEHCPPERPISEVKPLEEAGAGSVSFLANPKYAGKAKDSAAGLIFVDATVELGGRPVLRVKHPYWAFAQAIGWLHPEPAPEWSHAPVNPTAQVGEGSRIAPGATVGARTVLGKGCVIHPGAHIGDDCVLGEGCELFPGAVLYRRTRLGNRVAVHANSVVGSDGYGYVLAEGRHAKIPQVGWVEVGDDVEIGACVCIDRGVLGPTRIGTGTKIDNQVQVGHNVQVGSHCLLVSQTGISGSTKLGDYVTLAGKVGVVGHIEIGSRSVVGGNSVVAKSLPEGSFVTGFPARPHKEWTEAQAALNRLPRLMKQLRRG, from the coding sequence ATGTCCCGGACCGTGACGACCCTGACCGCGCAGGATCTGGCCGAACGTCTGGGTGGCGTCCTGGAGCATTGTCCCCCGGAACGCCCCATTTCCGAAGTGAAGCCCCTGGAGGAGGCAGGGGCGGGCTCGGTGTCCTTCCTGGCCAACCCCAAATATGCGGGCAAAGCCAAGGACAGCGCCGCGGGCCTGATCTTCGTGGACGCCACCGTGGAGCTTGGCGGCCGCCCCGTGCTGCGCGTGAAGCATCCCTACTGGGCCTTTGCCCAGGCCATCGGCTGGCTGCACCCGGAACCGGCGCCGGAATGGAGTCACGCGCCGGTCAATCCCACGGCGCAGGTGGGGGAGGGCAGCCGCATCGCGCCGGGCGCCACGGTGGGGGCCCGCACGGTGCTGGGGAAGGGCTGCGTCATCCACCCGGGCGCCCACATCGGCGACGACTGTGTGCTGGGAGAGGGCTGCGAGCTGTTCCCGGGCGCCGTGCTCTACCGCCGCACCCGGCTGGGGAACCGCGTGGCCGTGCACGCCAACTCTGTGGTGGGCAGCGACGGCTACGGCTACGTGCTGGCGGAGGGCCGCCACGCCAAGATCCCGCAGGTGGGCTGGGTGGAGGTGGGCGACGACGTGGAGATCGGCGCCTGCGTCTGCATCGACCGCGGCGTGCTGGGGCCCACCCGCATTGGGACCGGCACGAAGATCGACAACCAGGTGCAGGTGGGCCACAACGTGCAGGTGGGGAGCCACTGCCTGCTGGTGAGCCAGACCGGCATCAGCGGCTCGACGAAGCTCGGGGACTACGTGACGCTGGCCGGCAAGGTCGGCGTGGTGGGCCACATCGAGATCGGCAGCCGCAGCGTGGTGGGCGGCAACAGCGTGGTGGCCAAGAGCCTGCCCGAGGGCAGCTTCGTCACCGGCTTCCCGGCCCGCCCCCACAAGGAATGGACCGAGGCCCAGGCCGCCCTGAACCGGCTGCCGCGGCTGATGAAACAGCTTCGGAGAGGCTGA
- a CDS encoding prolipoprotein diacylglyceryl transferase yields the protein MHPVLFEIGSFPLGTYGLLLAIAFFAGAGLAKRQAKLDGLAPAAITDLAIAMLISAILGSKLLMIVVDLIGGAPLREVFSFATLRAGGAIHGGIIAATAVFFWKLRKGQGLPLRITGDALVPGVALGQAIGRLGCFSAGCCYGTESHASWATTFTDPIAHAFSGTPLGIPLHPVQLYNSLANLAVMAVLLLARPKRAFQGQIFALYFLVEGLGRVITETWRGDVDRGTGWLGWVWLSTGRLTGIAFMLLGLGLWLVWSRRKETK from the coding sequence ATGCATCCTGTCCTCTTCGAGATCGGCTCGTTCCCCCTGGGCACCTACGGGCTGCTGCTGGCCATCGCCTTCTTCGCCGGCGCGGGCCTCGCCAAGCGGCAGGCCAAGCTCGATGGCCTGGCCCCCGCGGCCATCACGGATCTCGCCATCGCCATGCTCATCTCCGCCATCCTGGGCTCCAAGCTCCTGATGATCGTGGTGGACCTGATCGGCGGCGCGCCCCTGCGGGAGGTGTTCTCCTTCGCCACCCTGCGGGCGGGCGGCGCCATCCACGGGGGCATCATCGCCGCCACGGCGGTGTTCTTCTGGAAGCTGCGCAAGGGCCAGGGCCTGCCCCTGCGGATCACGGGCGACGCCCTGGTGCCCGGCGTGGCCCTGGGCCAGGCCATCGGCCGCCTGGGCTGCTTCTCTGCCGGCTGCTGCTACGGCACCGAGAGCCACGCCTCCTGGGCCACCACCTTCACGGACCCCATCGCCCACGCCTTCAGCGGCACGCCCCTGGGCATCCCGCTCCATCCCGTGCAGCTCTACAACTCACTGGCCAACCTGGCCGTGATGGCTGTCCTGCTGCTGGCCAGGCCCAAGCGGGCCTTCCAGGGCCAGATCTTCGCCCTCTACTTCCTGGTGGAGGGCCTGGGCCGCGTCATCACCGAGACCTGGCGGGGCGATGTGGATCGCGGCACCGGCTGGCTGGGCTGGGTCTGGCTGAGCACCGGGCGCCTCACGGGCATTGCATTCATGTTGCTGGGACTGGGCCTCTGGTTGGTCTGGAGCCGGCGTAAGGAGACGAAGTGA
- a CDS encoding rhodanese-like domain-containing protein, translating to MFGTALAPTTLEGWLNAHPHLPGILLAALCLLILFLVVLPRIASRRRGKGRPVLDPVQVEELVTGSGALVVDLRSAEDFRTGHIRGCLHVPFAEFPQRFTAPDPKARRALVLVDETDELAHQAFDLLTQRGFTWLYVMRGGMKAWRRTNRPLAR from the coding sequence ATGTTCGGCACCGCGCTCGCACCCACGACCCTGGAAGGCTGGCTGAATGCCCATCCCCACCTGCCTGGGATCCTGCTGGCAGCCCTCTGCCTCCTGATCCTCTTCCTGGTGGTCCTGCCCCGGATCGCCTCCCGGCGCCGGGGGAAGGGGCGCCCGGTCCTGGATCCAGTGCAGGTGGAGGAACTGGTCACGGGATCCGGCGCCCTGGTGGTGGACCTGCGGAGTGCCGAGGACTTCCGGACGGGACACATCCGCGGCTGCCTGCACGTGCCCTTCGCGGAGTTCCCGCAGCGGTTCACAGCCCCGGATCCCAAGGCCCGTCGGGCCCTGGTCCTGGTGGATGAGACCGACGAACTGGCCCATCAGGCCTTCGACCTGCTGACCCAGCGGGGCTTCACCTGGCTCTACGTGATGCGGGGCGGCATGAAGGCCTGGCGGCGGACCAACCGGCCCCTGGCGAGGTGA
- a CDS encoding HDOD domain-containing protein, whose amino-acid sequence MPITPQELIANLGDLPPLPQVASQVLRVSADPDANAEDLRKVISMDQALTSQILKISNSAMFGMVREVTTLTQAIMTLGFSTIKSVVIASSAKNLYHRGAVGLQERLIWEHALVSAIASRAFAKSLRFPRMEEAFIGGLLHDIGKSVMGVKFPERYGTLLRTVYNEQGVCLDLELDTFGFDHAMVGEALVNKWNLAPSLQAAVRFHHDPIHAPEDYQELTAIVALANHLALEEKVGIGDPRHLEGASLQAMEILQLGPEALTGIKEGVRTAIEQDKSMIAEF is encoded by the coding sequence ATGCCCATCACCCCCCAAGAACTCATCGCCAACCTCGGAGACCTGCCGCCGCTGCCGCAGGTGGCCTCCCAGGTGCTGCGCGTATCCGCCGATCCCGATGCCAATGCCGAGGACCTCCGCAAGGTCATCTCCATGGACCAGGCCCTCACCAGCCAGATCCTGAAGATCTCCAACTCCGCCATGTTCGGCATGGTGCGGGAAGTCACGACCCTCACCCAGGCGATCATGACCCTGGGATTCTCGACCATCAAGAGCGTGGTCATCGCCAGTTCCGCCAAGAACCTCTACCACCGGGGCGCCGTCGGCCTCCAGGAGCGGCTGATCTGGGAGCACGCGCTGGTCTCCGCCATCGCCAGCCGCGCCTTCGCGAAGAGCCTCCGCTTCCCGCGCATGGAAGAGGCCTTCATCGGCGGCCTGCTGCACGACATCGGCAAGTCCGTCATGGGCGTGAAGTTCCCCGAGCGCTACGGGACTCTGCTGCGCACCGTCTACAACGAGCAGGGCGTCTGTCTGGACCTCGAGCTGGATACCTTCGGCTTCGACCACGCCATGGTGGGCGAGGCCCTGGTGAACAAGTGGAACCTGGCCCCCAGCCTGCAGGCGGCGGTGCGCTTCCACCACGACCCCATCCATGCCCCCGAGGACTACCAGGAGCTGACCGCCATCGTGGCCCTGGCCAACCACCTGGCCCTGGAGGAGAAGGTGGGCATCGGTGACCCCCGCCACCTCGAAGGTGCCTCCCTGCAGGCCATGGAGATCCTGCAGCTGGGCCCCGAGGCCCTGACCGGCATCAAGGAAGGCGTCCGGACGGCCATCGAGCAGGACAAGTCCATGATCGCGGAGTTCTAA
- a CDS encoding protein-glutamate methylesterase/protein-glutamine glutaminase encodes MTIRILVVDDSPFMRKSLQKMLEEAPDLRVIATARDGIDALEKIAEHKPDIVTLDIEMPRMDGLTCLKKIMAEHPMPVLMVSSLTQEGAQATLDALSLGALDFIPKESGFASMSILQIQHDLQEKVRRLATSPRFHKTAPASATPAPTPSTPPPPAAGAPPKPAAPPKAAPPLGMGLGSPQAELLLIGSSTGGPKALQDILPTIPASLPVACLIVQHMPSTFTKPFADRLNGLCQVHVKEAEQGEPLKAGTVYIAPGGIHMTYGARGPKGCIELSAEPVSSLHRPSVDVLFLSVAELFRGQVLAGILTGMGADGAKGMEQLKRKGAHTLAESEESCVVYGMPRAAVERGCVDVVAPLGDIPGHLRRHFHI; translated from the coding sequence ATGACGATCCGGATCCTGGTGGTGGACGACAGCCCCTTCATGAGGAAGTCCCTGCAGAAGATGCTGGAGGAGGCACCCGACCTGCGCGTGATCGCCACGGCCCGCGACGGCATCGACGCCCTTGAAAAGATCGCGGAGCACAAGCCCGACATCGTCACTCTCGACATCGAGATGCCGCGGATGGACGGCCTCACCTGCCTGAAGAAGATCATGGCGGAGCACCCCATGCCGGTGCTCATGGTGTCCAGCCTCACCCAGGAGGGCGCCCAGGCCACCCTGGATGCGCTTTCGCTCGGTGCCCTCGACTTCATCCCCAAGGAGAGCGGCTTCGCCAGCATGAGCATCCTGCAGATCCAGCACGACCTGCAGGAGAAGGTGCGGCGCCTGGCCACCAGCCCGCGCTTCCACAAGACGGCGCCGGCCTCTGCCACGCCCGCCCCCACCCCCTCGACGCCACCGCCTCCGGCGGCGGGCGCGCCCCCCAAACCGGCCGCTCCGCCCAAGGCGGCGCCCCCCTTGGGGATGGGCCTCGGCTCTCCCCAGGCGGAGCTGTTGCTGATCGGCAGCTCCACTGGCGGCCCCAAGGCCCTGCAGGACATCCTGCCGACCATTCCCGCCAGCCTGCCGGTGGCCTGCCTCATCGTCCAGCACATGCCCAGCACCTTCACCAAGCCCTTCGCTGACCGGCTGAACGGCCTCTGCCAGGTGCACGTGAAGGAGGCCGAGCAGGGCGAGCCCCTCAAGGCGGGCACAGTCTACATCGCGCCCGGCGGCATCCACATGACCTACGGCGCCCGCGGCCCGAAGGGCTGCATCGAGCTGAGCGCCGAACCCGTGTCCTCCCTCCACCGTCCCAGCGTGGACGTCCTCTTCCTCAGCGTGGCGGAACTGTTCCGGGGCCAGGTGCTCGCGGGCATTCTCACGGGCATGGGCGCGGATGGCGCCAAGGGCATGGAACAGCTGAAGCGGAAGGGGGCCCACACCCTGGCCGAATCCGAGGAGAGCTGCGTGGTCTACGGCATGCCTCGGGCCGCCGTGGAGCGCGGTTGCGTGGACGTGGTCGCCCCTCTGGGCGACATCCCCGGCCACCTGCGGCGCCACTTCCACATTTAG